From the genome of Bifidobacterium asteroides, one region includes:
- a CDS encoding ATP-binding cassette domain-containing protein: protein MSEKTSDQRSDEESQEKAAAKAADQAETDQKQAVQATADAEQKTGENASAELLHGSGEEAATQTNKKSEEDASSEEDVSMAAFKVVIEQDNAEDPDDGKEEGPLLETDDQRVLVPGGYPVLSLKHVDYTRKVQGRPEQILDDVDLEFQRRRIYSVETTSPSGRAALMALITGLRAPTQGSVLFRGTDLRQLLASDYRGHQIGAIFGTDALRRDLTAVQNLVYTMDASGRTFLGPKDNLARHLLDEVGFPERLQDRLTADLGHLDFRLASVARALCCECDVLVADEPTEGLEPGDWDTLLATLKRVSRRHDCTVIILTSGGSDTVDEGTYDDRFIVD, encoded by the coding sequence ATGAGCGAAAAGACATCGGACCAGCGGTCAGACGAAGAGTCCCAGGAAAAGGCTGCGGCCAAGGCCGCCGACCAGGCAGAAACTGATCAGAAACAAGCGGTTCAAGCAACGGCCGACGCTGAGCAAAAAACCGGCGAGAATGCCAGCGCCGAACTCCTGCACGGATCCGGCGAAGAAGCAGCTACTCAGACGAACAAGAAGTCCGAGGAGGATGCTTCCTCTGAAGAGGACGTGTCGATGGCCGCTTTCAAGGTGGTCATCGAGCAGGACAATGCCGAAGATCCCGACGACGGTAAGGAGGAGGGCCCGCTGCTGGAAACCGATGACCAGCGGGTGCTGGTTCCTGGCGGCTATCCGGTGCTCTCCCTGAAGCACGTGGATTACACGCGCAAGGTCCAGGGTCGCCCCGAACAGATCCTGGACGATGTCGATCTGGAATTCCAGCGTCGCCGCATCTACTCGGTGGAGACCACCTCGCCGTCCGGAAGGGCCGCTCTGATGGCCCTGATAACCGGCCTGCGCGCCCCCACCCAGGGCAGTGTGCTCTTCCGGGGCACGGACCTGCGTCAGTTGCTGGCCTCCGACTATCGCGGCCACCAGATTGGAGCCATCTTTGGTACCGATGCCCTGAGACGCGACCTGACCGCTGTGCAGAATCTTGTCTACACCATGGATGCCAGCGGGCGCACCTTCCTGGGTCCCAAGGACAATCTGGCCCGTCATCTGCTGGATGAGGTGGGTTTCCCGGAGCGTCTGCAGGACAGGCTGACCGCTGATCTGGGCCACTTGGACTTCCGTCTGGCATCCGTGGCCCGTGCCCTGTGCTGCGAGTGCGACGTGCTCGTCGCCGACGAACCCACCGAGGGGCTGGAACCGGGCGACTGGGACACCCTGCTGGCCACGCTGAAGCGGGTCTCCCGCCGTCATGACTGCACTGTGATCATCCTGACCTCAGGCGGTTCGGACACCGTAGACGAGGGCACCTACGACGACCGATTCATCGTCGATTGA
- the zwf gene encoding glucose-6-phosphate dehydrogenase yields the protein MPRIAGPSSLVIFGVTGDLAKKKLLPAVYDLANRGLLPASFGLIGFGRRDWSDPQFVAFAEENVRAHCRTPFNESTWRHLSQGMRFVKGSFDDAEAFRRLSATVSELDRVRGTRGNHAFYMSVPPKAFPQVARQLAESGLSHSTQGAWRRVIIEKPFGRDLASAKELDRVVSQVFEPDSVFRIDHYLGKETVQNILALRFANMMFEPVWNSNYVSHVQITMAEDMGIGGRAGYYDGIGAARDVIQNHLLQLMALTAMEEPVSFSASDLTAEKTKILSAVRLPKDLAAHTARGQYTAGWQGSQHVVGYLDEDGIDPSSTTETYAAIRLDVDTRRWAGVPFYLRTGKRLGKRVSEIAIVFKRAPHLPFEATATRELGANAVVIRVQPDEGVTLRFGAKTPGSAMEVRDVNMDFSYGRSFTEASPEAYERLILDVLLGDPPLFPTTEEVNLSWKILDPIEEFWAGQGQPQPYCAGTWGPREADLMLARDGYHWRMP from the coding sequence ATGCCGCGCATCGCGGGCCCCAGCTCCCTGGTCATCTTCGGCGTCACCGGCGATCTGGCCAAGAAAAAGCTTCTGCCGGCCGTCTATGACCTGGCCAACCGGGGACTGCTGCCAGCCAGCTTCGGGTTGATCGGCTTCGGGCGGCGCGACTGGAGCGACCCGCAGTTCGTGGCCTTTGCAGAGGAGAACGTCCGCGCCCACTGCCGCACCCCCTTCAACGAGTCCACCTGGCGACATCTGAGCCAGGGCATGCGCTTCGTCAAGGGCAGCTTCGACGATGCGGAGGCCTTCCGTCGCCTGTCGGCCACCGTCTCGGAGCTGGACCGGGTCCGGGGCACCCGTGGCAACCATGCCTTCTACATGTCGGTGCCGCCTAAGGCCTTTCCCCAAGTGGCCCGCCAGCTGGCCGAATCGGGGCTCTCCCACTCCACCCAGGGGGCCTGGCGACGGGTCATCATCGAGAAGCCCTTCGGCCGCGACCTGGCTTCGGCCAAGGAGCTTGACCGGGTGGTCTCCCAAGTCTTCGAGCCGGATTCGGTCTTCCGCATCGACCACTATCTGGGCAAGGAGACTGTGCAGAACATCCTGGCCCTGCGCTTTGCCAACATGATGTTCGAACCAGTCTGGAACTCCAACTACGTCTCCCACGTGCAAATCACCATGGCCGAAGACATGGGCATCGGCGGCAGGGCCGGCTACTACGACGGAATCGGAGCGGCTCGGGATGTCATCCAGAACCACCTCCTGCAGCTGATGGCCCTGACGGCCATGGAAGAGCCGGTCTCCTTCTCAGCATCAGATCTGACAGCCGAAAAGACCAAGATCCTTTCCGCTGTCCGCCTTCCCAAGGATCTGGCGGCCCACACCGCCCGGGGCCAGTACACGGCAGGCTGGCAGGGTTCCCAGCATGTGGTCGGCTACCTGGATGAGGACGGGATTGATCCCTCCTCTACCACCGAGACCTATGCGGCCATCAGGCTGGACGTGGATACCCGCCGCTGGGCTGGCGTCCCGTTCTACCTGCGCACAGGCAAGCGCCTGGGCAAGCGGGTCAGCGAGATCGCCATCGTCTTCAAGCGTGCACCTCATCTGCCCTTCGAGGCCACAGCCACCCGGGAACTGGGCGCCAACGCCGTAGTCATCCGCGTACAGCCCGATGAGGGCGTGACCTTGCGTTTCGGGGCCAAGACTCCCGGCTCGGCCATGGAGGTGCGTGACGTCAACATGGACTTCTCCTACGGGCGTTCATTCACCGAGGCCTCCCCGGAGGCCTATGAACGGCTGATCCTGGACGTGCTCCTGGGCGACCCTCCCCTCTTCCCCACCACCGAGGAGGTCAATCTCTCCTGGAAGATCCTGGACCCCATCGAGGAGTTCTGGGCCGGACAGGGCCAGCCCCAGCCCTACTGCGCCGGCACCTGGGGTCCGCGGGAGGCTGATCTGATGCTGGCACGCGACGGATACCACTGGAGGATGCCATGA
- a CDS encoding HD domain-containing protein, producing MVGMIPNVPMAEALHRQYAPSQAAYELIHTHCQIIAALAVRMADQVNERLLRGDDPDGVLPERPLDRDLVRTGALLHDIGTYRILKDDGSQGRPLTFQGQRYIEHGLEGYRLLLDAEVDESVAQFARNHTGVGLTRRQVEEEHLNLPPDDYLPVNPEQEVVMYADKFHSKHQPPIFVSEPTAAKRTAKYGPDNLARWRQLVARYGVPDLQPLAQHYGMTIV from the coding sequence ATGGTCGGTATGATTCCCAATGTTCCCATGGCCGAAGCCCTGCACCGTCAGTATGCGCCCTCACAAGCCGCCTATGAACTGATACACACCCACTGCCAGATCATCGCCGCCCTCGCGGTGCGGATGGCCGACCAGGTCAACGAACGCCTGCTGCGCGGTGATGACCCTGACGGGGTTTTGCCCGAGCGGCCGCTGGATCGTGACCTGGTCCGCACAGGTGCCCTGCTGCACGACATCGGCACCTACCGGATCCTCAAGGATGACGGCTCCCAGGGTCGGCCTCTGACCTTCCAGGGTCAGCGGTACATAGAACACGGGCTGGAGGGCTACCGCCTGCTGCTGGACGCTGAGGTGGATGAGTCGGTGGCTCAGTTTGCACGCAACCACACGGGGGTGGGGCTGACCCGCCGCCAGGTGGAGGAGGAGCATCTGAACCTGCCGCCGGACGACTATCTGCCGGTCAACCCCGAGCAGGAGGTGGTCATGTATGCGGACAAGTTCCACAGCAAGCACCAGCCGCCTATCTTCGTCTCCGAGCCCACTGCCGCCAAGCGCACGGCCAAGTATGGTCCCGACAATCTGGCCCGCTGGAGGCAACTAGTAGCCCGGTATGGAGTGCCGGACCTGCAGCCCCTGGCTCAGCACTATGGCATGACCATCGTCTGA
- the pgl gene encoding 6-phosphogluconolactonase, with amino-acid sequence MTERTIIRYASTSLLNKATAARILIELGDILARQERADLALTGGTDAAEIYALMGTSDLAASIDWKRVHLWWSDERFVSPEDPERNAKQARDAWFGRLIDKGDLPADHVHEMPADIRTPDQIARASEADDTEALAQAARTYQDEIIRGIGPHGHMDLAVFGVGPDGHYASLFPDRPEALISDETTLVAGVSHSPKLPPLRVTMTTPFIRRTPKVWLFTSTQEKAQAVKEALRDEDNPHVPSSFARGTEQTLWLLDEDAASQLG; translated from the coding sequence ATGACCGAGCGTACAATCATCCGCTATGCCAGCACCAGCCTGCTCAACAAGGCCACAGCCGCGCGAATACTGATCGAATTAGGGGACATCCTGGCACGTCAGGAGCGGGCGGACCTGGCTTTGACCGGTGGAACGGACGCGGCGGAAATCTACGCACTGATGGGGACCAGTGATCTTGCAGCGAGCATCGACTGGAAGCGGGTTCATCTGTGGTGGAGCGACGAGAGATTCGTGAGCCCGGAAGACCCTGAACGCAATGCCAAACAAGCCCGGGATGCCTGGTTCGGCAGGCTCATCGACAAGGGTGATCTACCTGCGGACCATGTTCATGAAATGCCGGCTGATATTCGTACCCCCGACCAGATCGCAAGGGCGAGCGAGGCCGACGACACAGAAGCACTGGCCCAGGCGGCACGGACCTACCAGGATGAAATCATTCGGGGGATCGGCCCCCATGGCCATATGGACCTAGCCGTTTTCGGCGTAGGGCCAGACGGCCACTACGCATCGCTTTTCCCTGACCGCCCCGAGGCGCTGATCAGCGACGAAACCACGCTGGTGGCAGGCGTCAGCCATTCGCCCAAGCTCCCACCGCTGCGAGTGACCATGACCACCCCGTTCATCCGCCGTACCCCCAAAGTCTGGCTCTTCACTTCCACCCAAGAAAAGGCCCAAGCCGTGAAGGAAGCATTGAGGGATGAGGACAACCCCCACGTCCCCTCCTCATTCGCCAGGGGTACCGAACAGACCTTATGGCTGCTTGACGAGGACGCCGCAAGCCAGCTTGGCTAA
- a CDS encoding glucose-6-phosphate dehydrogenase assembly protein OpcA, which yields MIVRLNNTTTSAIAQEIDELHVERGEAAQGRVLTLVIVTEQAHLETALETVNAASREHPCRVIAIVTNAEDHQAEQEADQRTAAAQSSEDCVSYKNTNHDGDRTLDAEIRFGSDAGAGEIIVLRPVLALLSHSDALVIPLLVPDAPLVVWWPANPPQDPSKDPIGAMATSRITDAMEADDPQTAFTSLLKHSGTADVDLSWTRTTIWRALLASMMDQPPHLPVTSVRVTGQTHFLPLELLASWLALKLGVPVTIERDPQAQAITGVFFKRSDGTMSTERHKADQARINQPGQASQTISMPLRTAVDCMSEEMGRLDPDEVYRDVISRGWPMVHER from the coding sequence ATGATCGTCAGACTGAACAACACCACTACCTCCGCCATCGCCCAGGAGATTGACGAGCTCCACGTTGAACGTGGAGAGGCCGCCCAGGGAAGAGTGCTGACCCTGGTCATCGTCACCGAGCAGGCCCATCTGGAGACGGCCCTGGAGACCGTAAACGCCGCAAGTCGTGAACACCCCTGCCGGGTCATCGCCATAGTGACCAATGCCGAAGACCATCAGGCCGAGCAAGAGGCGGACCAGCGGACCGCTGCGGCACAGTCCTCAGAAGATTGCGTCTCCTACAAGAACACCAACCATGACGGTGACCGCACGCTGGATGCCGAAATCCGTTTCGGATCAGATGCAGGAGCCGGCGAGATAATAGTGCTCAGGCCGGTCCTGGCCCTCCTGAGCCATTCCGATGCCTTGGTCATCCCGCTGTTGGTCCCGGACGCCCCCCTGGTGGTCTGGTGGCCCGCCAATCCACCCCAGGACCCATCCAAGGACCCGATCGGGGCCATGGCCACCAGCCGCATCACCGATGCCATGGAAGCCGACGACCCACAGACCGCCTTCACCTCCCTCCTCAAGCATTCGGGTACTGCTGACGTGGACCTCTCCTGGACAAGAACCACGATCTGGCGAGCCTTGCTCGCTTCCATGATGGATCAACCACCGCATCTGCCCGTAACCTCAGTGCGGGTGACCGGCCAGACGCACTTCCTGCCCTTGGAGCTCCTGGCTTCCTGGCTGGCTCTGAAGCTTGGGGTGCCGGTCACGATTGAGCGTGATCCACAGGCCCAGGCCATCACCGGGGTCTTCTTCAAACGCAGCGACGGAACCATGAGCACGGAACGTCACAAGGCCGACCAGGCCAGAATCAACCAGCCTGGCCAGGCCAGCCAGACCATCTCCATGCCTTTGCGAACCGCCGTTGACTGCATGAGCGAGGAAATGGGACGTCTGGATCCTGATGAGGTCTATCGGGATGTCATCAGCAGGGGCTGGCCCATGGTGCATGAACGGTGA
- a CDS encoding DHA2 family efflux MFS transporter permease subunit, with translation MQNTSTSASVHRSRPAVPHPWLAIAALMIGAFVGMLSETSLNIALPNLMESFQIPAATVQWLVTGYMLVIGIVLPFSSLISKWFTTRQTVIFGLVAFLAGSVVSAMAPTFPVLLTGRLIQGIGTGLILPLMFTVAMLIFPPARLGTVMGMCALVIMFAPAIGPTLTGIILGKLTWHWIFWFFTPFLVVALIFAVCFLKNVGTITHQRPDLASILESIVGFGGLVGGVSLASRYGWLSPVTLIILVVALVALVLYIRRQLGLEHPVLNLRIFSIPAFRYGATLVMLDFAVILSSMYLLPQFLQRGLLLPVAMTGILMLPGGAINALVSAFAGRLYDGFGARMPVRCGFLIALVGTIILLFTSPHTPVALVVAAHIILMIGCPLAMSPAQTYALNSLNGPQSGDGSTIINTMQQIVGAVATAITTSLLAMGEGQAAGADKAQAFTRGTHCGLIFTLVLILAALAVSLKVRNFSHAERPEA, from the coding sequence GTGCAAAACACGTCCACCTCTGCCTCTGTTCACCGGTCACGCCCGGCCGTCCCCCACCCCTGGCTGGCCATCGCCGCGCTGATGATCGGGGCCTTCGTGGGCATGCTGAGTGAAACCTCGCTCAATATCGCCCTGCCCAACCTGATGGAGAGCTTCCAAATCCCTGCCGCCACCGTCCAGTGGCTGGTCACGGGATACATGCTGGTCATCGGCATCGTCCTGCCCTTTTCCAGTCTGATCTCCAAGTGGTTCACCACCAGGCAGACCGTGATCTTCGGCCTGGTCGCCTTCCTGGCCGGCTCGGTGGTCTCGGCCATGGCCCCCACCTTCCCCGTCCTTCTGACGGGACGGCTGATCCAGGGTATCGGCACCGGCCTGATCCTGCCGCTCATGTTCACCGTGGCCATGCTGATCTTCCCACCTGCCCGTCTGGGCACGGTCATGGGCATGTGCGCCCTGGTCATCATGTTCGCTCCCGCCATCGGCCCGACCCTGACCGGAATCATCCTGGGCAAGCTGACCTGGCACTGGATCTTCTGGTTCTTCACCCCATTCCTGGTTGTGGCCCTTATCTTCGCTGTCTGCTTCCTAAAGAATGTAGGGACCATCACTCACCAGCGACCCGACCTGGCCTCTATTCTGGAGTCAATTGTCGGCTTCGGCGGACTGGTGGGAGGAGTCAGCCTGGCCAGCCGGTACGGATGGCTTTCCCCCGTCACCCTGATCATCCTGGTTGTGGCCCTAGTAGCCCTGGTCCTCTATATTCGTCGCCAGCTGGGCCTGGAACACCCGGTGCTCAACCTGCGCATCTTCTCCATTCCGGCCTTCCGCTACGGTGCCACCCTGGTCATGCTGGACTTCGCAGTCATCCTCTCCTCCATGTATCTGCTGCCCCAGTTCCTGCAGCGGGGGCTGCTCCTGCCCGTGGCCATGACCGGCATCCTCATGCTGCCCGGGGGCGCCATCAACGCCTTGGTCTCAGCCTTCGCCGGCCGGCTCTATGACGGCTTCGGAGCCCGCATGCCCGTCCGTTGCGGATTCCTCATCGCACTGGTAGGGACGATCATCCTCCTGTTCACCAGCCCGCACACCCCTGTGGCCCTGGTGGTAGCAGCCCACATCATTTTGATGATCGGCTGCCCCCTGGCCATGTCACCGGCACAGACCTACGCGCTCAACTCTCTGAACGGCCCACAGTCCGGCGACGGAAGCACCATCATCAACACCATGCAGCAGATTGTGGGAGCCGTGGCCACGGCCATCACCACCTCCCTGCTGGCCATGGGCGAAGGGCAGGCAGCCGGAGCTGATAAAGCCCAGGCCTTCACCAGGGGCACCCACTGCGGATTGATCTTTACCCTGGTGCTGATTCTGGCTGCTCTGGCCGTCTCCCTGAAGGTGCGCAACTTCTCCCATGCCGAGCGACCAGAGGCCTAG
- a CDS encoding RCC1 domain-containing protein — protein MQFTSDEGTTGMPAQQIVADGGTASWPHDDPSRPGWTFDGWFQGDVPYDFSRPVTKDTNLKARWGQWATNPTSGPWQGGTDVTVNSPKDPVRLAQVSAAQYHSLALGSDGNAYAWGRNDCGQLGDGTTTASRTTPVPVSMPAGVKFTQVSAGGWYSMALDRDGRIWTWGFNDGGRLGRGSVNSSYSTPGLADIPSGTTFKAISAGNLHSLALDTKGNIWTWGVNYNGQLGRPPYGSKASDNTPAKVTAPEGTLFTAISAGVYHSMALTADGTAWTWGDNGGTRDDFYGVLGRTPTDAAPANRPGQVDTDRKFTAISAGYNHSMAIGADNTVLTWGGNSSKQLGRSGDTTRPGQVPGMTGATDINAGWNYSTAITDTGAWAWGSNDYGQLGTNTDTTIPARMTTPDETPAPFTYTSLNTGNTSLHMLVIGSDGNTYSMGRNDYGQLGTNTTNSATSGSAAANPKPGMVWRSTDRRIASVLFGDSHNVGGVTKRADGWHVTSPRHHLGTVTLTIQSADATGASQPDDTSQRFTYTGTAPPSLSSRSTATQYPTSRSP, from the coding sequence GTGCAGTTCACATCAGATGAGGGCACCACGGGCATGCCCGCCCAACAGATCGTGGCCGACGGCGGAACCGCTTCCTGGCCGCATGACGATCCATCCCGCCCGGGCTGGACATTCGACGGCTGGTTCCAGGGCGATGTCCCCTACGATTTCTCCAGGCCCGTCACTAAGGATACGAATCTCAAGGCCAGATGGGGGCAATGGGCGACCAACCCCACGAGCGGCCCCTGGCAGGGCGGCACAGACGTAACGGTGAATTCGCCAAAGGACCCGGTCCGACTCGCTCAGGTGTCCGCTGCCCAGTACCATTCCCTGGCATTGGGCAGCGACGGGAACGCCTACGCATGGGGTAGAAACGACTGCGGACAACTGGGCGACGGGACGACCACGGCGAGTAGAACGACTCCGGTGCCGGTATCCATGCCCGCGGGCGTCAAATTCACCCAAGTGTCCGCAGGCGGCTGGTATTCCATGGCCCTGGACCGCGACGGCAGGATCTGGACCTGGGGATTCAACGATGGCGGACGACTGGGCCGCGGCTCTGTCAACAGCTCCTACTCCACACCCGGCCTGGCTGACATCCCATCAGGCACAACCTTCAAAGCTATCAGCGCCGGGAACCTGCATTCCTTAGCCCTGGACACCAAAGGCAACATCTGGACCTGGGGCGTCAATTACAACGGCCAGCTCGGCCGTCCTCCATACGGCAGCAAGGCAAGCGACAACACGCCGGCAAAGGTGACCGCGCCGGAGGGAACCCTCTTCACGGCAATCAGCGCAGGCGTTTACCATTCCATGGCCCTGACCGCCGACGGCACCGCCTGGACCTGGGGGGACAACGGCGGCACAAGAGATGACTTTTATGGCGTACTGGGCCGCACGCCGACCGATGCCGCCCCCGCCAACAGGCCCGGCCAGGTCGATACCGACCGGAAGTTCACCGCAATCAGTGCTGGATACAACCATTCCATGGCTATCGGCGCCGACAACACCGTACTCACCTGGGGAGGCAACAGTTCAAAACAACTGGGACGCTCCGGCGACACGACCCGACCAGGACAGGTTCCCGGCATGACCGGCGCCACAGACATCAACGCCGGCTGGAACTACTCCACCGCCATCACCGACACCGGTGCCTGGGCATGGGGAAGCAACGACTACGGCCAGCTCGGCACCAACACCGACACGACCATCCCCGCCCGCATGACAACCCCCGACGAAACACCCGCCCCCTTCACCTACACCAGCCTCAACACAGGAAACACCAGCCTCCACATGCTTGTCATCGGGTCTGACGGAAACACCTACAGCATGGGCCGCAACGACTACGGCCAACTCGGCACCAACACCACCAACAGCGCAACGAGCGGATCAGCGGCAGCCAATCCGAAGCCAGGCATGGTCTGGCGGTCAACCGACCGGCGGATAGCCTCCGTTCTTTTCGGCGACAGCCACAACGTCGGCGGCGTCACCAAACGCGCCGACGGATGGCACGTTACCTCCCCCCGGCACCATCTGGGCACCGTCACCCTCACCATCCAGTCCGCTGACGCCACAGGTGCAAGCCAACCCGACGACACCAGCCAGAGATTCACCTACACCGGCACTGCGCCGCCGTCACTTTCAAGTCGGAGCACGGCGACCCAATACCCAACCAGCAGGTCGCCGTAG
- a CDS encoding FtsX-like permease family protein: protein MFVLKNAWFTIRRHAARSLVVVLACLVVTALATTAATVLQADTRARTTGYESQQVDAVISPRKGTKASPLGWNEYSKYAQRLQMDGMQYKAYFHETANISPEGLPQSGAYSLVGVSDKAAEPTLPHGPFVLDQGKGLDYASQNASGTQTVLISKQMAQANKLKMGDTLTIKDPGQQGQQVKLTVSGIYHYRKAADQAANRAIYTAYPTFAMLGLDSASKPGDPGHELLVAFVLDSPSTYQKFIKELRKDGLKTSQYDIDSPSLKAYQRRMEPVHQAADQARTAIILACLLGGLILLGCLILMLRGRVNEIGMAITIGVHKARLGWQFALETLLLTLPGLALGLALGAAISRPLGRSLFRLGSLASMPDAGLIWKLILIGLAVCLILALAAAARVAAFRTAQLYTNDLEDEA from the coding sequence ATGTTCGTTCTCAAGAACGCCTGGTTCACCATCAGGCGGCATGCGGCGCGGAGCCTGGTCGTGGTTCTGGCCTGCCTGGTCGTGACGGCTCTGGCCACGACGGCGGCCACCGTACTTCAAGCTGACACCAGGGCACGTACTACAGGCTACGAATCCCAACAGGTGGACGCCGTCATCAGCCCGCGCAAGGGAACCAAGGCCTCCCCCCTGGGCTGGAACGAGTATTCCAAGTATGCCCAGCGCCTGCAGATGGATGGCATGCAGTACAAGGCTTACTTCCATGAGACCGCGAATATCAGCCCGGAGGGGCTGCCTCAGTCAGGCGCCTACTCCCTGGTGGGTGTCTCTGACAAGGCAGCCGAGCCCACCCTTCCTCACGGCCCCTTTGTGCTGGACCAGGGCAAGGGGCTGGACTACGCCTCACAGAATGCCTCAGGCACCCAGACTGTGCTGATCTCCAAGCAGATGGCACAGGCCAACAAGCTCAAGATGGGCGACACCCTGACCATCAAGGATCCCGGCCAGCAGGGTCAGCAGGTCAAGCTGACCGTCTCGGGCATCTATCACTACCGCAAAGCCGCCGACCAGGCAGCCAACCGAGCCATCTACACGGCCTATCCCACCTTTGCCATGCTGGGGCTGGATTCGGCCAGCAAGCCCGGTGACCCTGGTCACGAACTGCTCGTTGCCTTCGTTCTGGATTCGCCGAGCACCTACCAGAAGTTTATCAAGGAGCTGCGCAAGGACGGGCTCAAGACCTCGCAGTACGACATCGACTCCCCCAGCCTGAAGGCCTACCAGCGGCGGATGGAGCCGGTCCACCAGGCCGCCGACCAAGCGCGAACCGCCATCATCCTGGCCTGCCTGCTGGGCGGGCTGATTCTGCTGGGCTGCCTAATCCTCATGCTGCGCGGTCGAGTCAACGAAATCGGCATGGCCATCACCATCGGGGTTCACAAGGCCCGGCTGGGCTGGCAGTTCGCCTTGGAGACCCTCTTGCTCACCCTGCCCGGACTGGCCCTGGGCCTGGCTTTGGGCGCCGCAATCAGTCGGCCGCTGGGCCGGTCGCTCTTCCGGCTGGGGAGCCTGGCCAGCATGCCTGATGCTGGTCTGATCTGGAAGCTGATCCTGATTGGCCTGGCCGTCTGCCTGATCCTCGCACTGGCAGCAGCCGCCAGGGTGGCGGCCTTCAGAACCGCCCAGCTATACACCAACGACCTGGAGGACGAGGCATGA